A stretch of the Nitratireductor thuwali genome encodes the following:
- a CDS encoding aldo/keto reductase: protein MKFIEANGARIPALGLGTWTLTGAQCMDLVRRAIDIGYTHIDTAAMYDNEREVGRAIGLSGAGRADLFVTTKVWWTDLALEDLLRSARHSLERLNLDYVDLLLIHWPNPAIPLPHSIDALNEARRSGLTRHIGVSNFPTGLLGQAAAFSAAPLVADQVEYHPYLSQEKVLHACRSHGMAMISYCPLARGGSLFGEPAIVEAARAHARSPAQIVLRWHVQQEAVGVIPRTARAERLAENAAIFDFALSDDEMAAIGALTRANRRICDYGFSPRWDAP from the coding sequence ATGAAGTTCATCGAGGCAAACGGCGCCCGCATACCGGCCCTTGGTCTTGGCACCTGGACCTTGACCGGCGCCCAATGCATGGACCTGGTGCGTCGCGCGATCGACATCGGCTATACGCACATCGACACCGCTGCCATGTATGACAACGAGCGGGAGGTTGGCCGTGCCATTGGGCTTTCCGGGGCAGGACGCGCCGATCTCTTCGTCACCACAAAGGTCTGGTGGACCGATCTTGCTCTCGAGGATCTGCTGCGGTCGGCCCGCCACAGCCTCGAAAGGCTGAACCTGGACTATGTGGACCTGCTGTTGATCCACTGGCCCAATCCCGCCATTCCCCTGCCGCACAGCATCGACGCTCTCAATGAGGCGCGCCGATCGGGATTGACCCGCCATATCGGTGTTTCCAATTTCCCGACCGGCCTGCTTGGCCAGGCCGCCGCCTTTTCCGCCGCGCCCCTGGTCGCCGACCAGGTCGAGTATCATCCGTATCTCAGCCAGGAAAAGGTGCTCCACGCCTGCCGCAGCCACGGCATGGCCATGATCTCCTACTGCCCGCTCGCGCGTGGAGGGAGCCTCTTTGGCGAACCGGCGATCGTGGAGGCTGCCAGGGCACACGCCAGATCGCCGGCCCAGATCGTGCTGCGCTGGCACGTTCAGCAGGAGGCGGTCGGGGTCATTCCACGCACCGCCAGGGCCGAGCGCCTGGCTGAAAACGCTGCGATATTCGACTTCGCCCTGAGCGACGATGAAATGGCGGCCATAGGTGCGCTGACCCGGGCGAACCGCCGGATTTGCGACTATGGTTTCTCGCCCCGTTGGGACGCGCCGTAG